A single Lolium perenne isolate Kyuss_39 chromosome 6, Kyuss_2.0, whole genome shotgun sequence DNA region contains:
- the LOC127305983 gene encoding uncharacterized protein, whose amino-acid sequence MDADLAPFPLPPPRRGDLFLAHLPLCSSPHDRPRPRHARPGACSRRGGDASAAPPLDGGEGTGDWRCVLRRLSPVWSLDAEERVQGCSILPVKGLTCLMQISTRTEDFIIDTLKLRIIIGPYLTEHFKDPTKRKIMHGADRDIMWLQRDFRLYVCNLFDTGQVQECSNEICLQLYEKEQLTDQSYLHIYGMQEHESEAIAEQLKKVQLGQETYGALVANPIPVMQTPVMQTGYFGGYSNEQAQSDVESSAYYYTQFPEYSSSGGWSPQELQGIPTSGGHQPSINQSRTGTGEAAARNNAGGFQDWRKQQSSPFPGQPK is encoded by the exons ATGGATGCTGATCTCGCTCCGTTTCCTCTCCCTCCTCCTCGCCGAGGCGACTTGTTTCTGGCCCATCTTCCTCTATGCTCCTCCCCACATGACCGCCCTCGACCTCGCCACGCTCGTCCTGGTGCTTGCAGTAGACGCGGTGGTGACGCGTCTGCTGCGCCGCCGTTAGACGGCGGAGAAGGAACCGGCGACTGGCGCTGCGTTCTCCGGCGCTTGTCGCCGGTCTGGTCCCTGGACGCCGAGGAGCGGGTCCAGGGCTGCTCCATTCTGCCCGTCAAG GGTTTGACCTGCTTGATGCAAATTTCAACAAGAACAGAGGACTTCATTATTGATACCCTTAAGCTACGCATAATAATCGGTCCCTACTTGACAGAACATTTTAAAGATCCAACCAAGAGAAAG ATAATGCACGGGGCAGATCGTGATATAATGTGGCTCCAACGGGACTTCCGACTATATGTGTGCAATCTTTTTGACACAGGACAG GTTCAAGAGTGCAGTAATGAAATTTGCTTACAGTTGTATGAAAAGGAGCAGCTGACAGATCAATCTTATCTCCACATATACGG GATGCAGGAACATGAATCAGAGGCAATAGCTGAGCAATTAAAGAAGGTCCAGCTTGGGCAG GAGACTTATGGAGCTCTGGTAGCCAATCCAATACCTGTCATGCAGACACCTGTCATGCAGACAGGTTACTTTGGAGGATATTCAAATGAGCAG GCTCAAAGCGATGTTGAGTCTTCAGCTTATTACTACACCCAGTTTCCAGAATATAGCAGTTCTGGTGGGTGGAGCCCTCAGGAGCTTCAGGGCATACCGACCTCTGGCGGCCATCAACCATCGATAAACCAGAGCCGTACAGGAACAGGTGAGGCTGCTGCTAGAAATAATGCAGGGGGTTTCCAGGACTGGAGGAAGCAACAGTCTTCACCTTTTCCGGGGCAACCCAAGTGA